Below is a window of Brachyspira hampsonii DNA.
TGTTTTAAGGAATGCTGAAACTTATAAGCAGCAGGTTTTTAAAATTTTGGATCCTGAAAAAACTATAGTTGAATTTAATTCTAAATGGCTTGAGAAAATGAGTTTTGCAGATGTACTTGGACTTACTTCAAGATATACTGTAGCTCAGATGATAGAAAGAGATGATTTTTCTAAAAGGTACAAAAACGGACAGCCTATTAGTATTATGGAATTTTTATATCCATTAGCACAAGGATATGATTCTGTTGCTTTGGAATGCGATGTTGAGCTTGGAGGAAATGATCAGAAATTTAATTTGCTTGTAGGAAGAACTTTAATGAAGGAGTATGGATTATCTCCTCAGGCTGTTATTACTGTTCCTTTATTAGAAGGTTTAGACGGTGTTGAAAAGATGAGTAAATCATTAGGAAATTATATAGGAATATATGACAGTCCTAAAGATATGTATGGTAAAGCTATGAGCATACCAGATAGTTTAATATCTAAGTATATGGAGCTTCTTACAGATATACCTATAGATGATATAAAGAATTATGTTAAAGCTATGGAGAATGGTGAAAATCCTAGAAATATAAAAGGTATATTAGCAAAAGAGATAGTAAAAATATATCATGGAGAGTCAGAAGCATTGAACGCTGAAGAAGAGTTTAAAAGAATATTCAGTTCTAAAGGACTTCCTGATGAAATAGAAGAAGTTGTTATTAATAAAGATGATAATATTTTAAATGTATTATCAATTTGCATGTCATCAGAAAGTAAATCTAATTTGAAAAGGCTTGTTTCTCAGGGAAGTGTTGCTTTGGATAATGAAAAGATAAATGATATAAATTTTTTGATTTCTAAAGAGGGGATTTTAAAAGTAGGCAAACGCAATTTCTTTAAAATTAAATTCTCTTAAAGTTAGTAATTGAGTTTTAGAGGATAGAATGCGAATCTTTGTCTTGTTATTATTTACATTAATATTTAATGTGTGTCTTTATGCTCAGGATACTAATGCAGATAATACTATTGCAACAAATAATAATACCATTTCTGCTAACAATAGAGGTGAAAGTGCAATAATGCAGATAAATAGATTCGATGCCAGAAGAAACCCTGTATCATTCATTAATTTAGTTAATTTTACTCCGTATTATGTATTACAGGAATATGCCAAAGTTAATAATATAGAAATTTACCCTTATGATACGGAAGCTACTTTAAGGGCTAGAATAATAGAAAGACAAGTAAATATAAAACAAGAAGTTATTAGAGGCAATGAAGAAGTAAGAGAGATAGCAAGAACTACTATAAACAAAGGCGGCTCACAAGTAGAACTCGTAGGAGCTGATTTTGCTGAAAGATATGCAGTGGAAGAGGCAGGCGAGGAACTTATATCATTATATGGTAATGTTACTATGAAAATGTATAATAATACATTAATAGCAGACAAAGTTGTTTATAGTTTAAAAACGGGTGAGGTTTTTGCTTCCGGAGACATAACTGTAGAGTCATCTGATACTACTCTTAAAGGTGAATGGTTTATGCTGAATAGAGAAAATAAAAAAGGTATTCTATTCGGCGGCGGTACAAAATTTATGAGTTTTACTGTTGAAGGCCGTATCATAAAATTCAATGATCAGGATTTTTTTGCGGAGAACAGCAGTGTAAGTTTTTCCCGTCTTACGCCTGTAGCCCATGATTTTTTAGCCAGCAGAGTTTATCTTTGGGACAGTAAAAAAATGATGGTATTTAATAGTATTTATAGGGTAGGAAGACAGCCTGTGTTCTATTTTCCTCTATTTATTCAAAATAATTTTGGTACGGGTATCATATCTTCTT
It encodes the following:
- the tyrS gene encoding tyrosine--tRNA ligase; this encodes MGDKQYSIDESIELITRGISEVIGLEEIKEKLKSGKQLTVKAGFDPTAPDIHLGHTVLLRKMRHFQLLGHKVIFLIGDFTGRIGDPSGKTKTRPRLTLEDVLRNAETYKQQVFKILDPEKTIVEFNSKWLEKMSFADVLGLTSRYTVAQMIERDDFSKRYKNGQPISIMEFLYPLAQGYDSVALECDVELGGNDQKFNLLVGRTLMKEYGLSPQAVITVPLLEGLDGVEKMSKSLGNYIGIYDSPKDMYGKAMSIPDSLISKYMELLTDIPIDDIKNYVKAMENGENPRNIKGILAKEIVKIYHGESEALNAEEEFKRIFSSKGLPDEIEEVVINKDDNILNVLSICMSSESKSNLKRLVSQGSVALDNEKINDINFLISKEGILKVGKRNFFKIKFS